The Anas acuta chromosome 2, bAnaAcu1.1, whole genome shotgun sequence genomic interval tgggaagggcagagcagcaccgTGTGTCTGACAGAGGCAGCTTTCAGCTCTCTGAAGGACCGCTTGCTGTTTCTTAACATCACTCTCACCTTCGTTTACACTGAACAAACTAAATTGCATAGTGATCAGTTTTGATTTTCTCTGGAGAGTTTCACTAATTTTGCTGCCTCCCCAAAGCTTGATTAGCATAGCATTTACATAGAAGAAGTACTTGATTACAAGACAGGACTCATTCTCAGGCCTGATTTACACACAAAGTGGCAGTGGTGCAGcaaattttttaaattgatataAATTCTAGGCAGAgtttacattaatttatttttttacatgaatTTAAACCCATCTTTTTAAACTTGTCTTGGTAAGTGAACTAAGGATATGAAAAATTATGTGGCcaaattaaacagaaacagatgAGTGAGTCCAAGCCTCACTTATGTTGTGTTTCTGTGTCTGTCTCATCAACAGATCTCAAAGTGCAGCCATTAAGATAGAGGTGTCAGTGTGACAGACCATTTCTAGAAGATTTCCTTGAACTTCAATTCTCCTGTTTATCAGCAGTCATCACGGTGCTATAAAATCTTGTATGGTGAAGGCTGCAGTTAGTGCAAAGTGTCCTGGGTTAGCAAATTACAAAGAGAGCATCTTTTTGTTGCAGTGTAATCTGACTCACCTGGCTAAAGGTTTTCAGCCCACAAAAATGAGCTTTAATAAAGTAAATTACAAGCTAATAGACTGGGGAGCAAAACAGTGCAACCTATGCCAGTAGGATGGAAGACTGTCCTGTGAAACTGCATGACTTTGGAAAGGATGTGGGGGTTAAATAATTGCTTCAGCATGAGCTACCAGTGCAGACCGTGCCTAAAAGGCTGATACGAGCTCTGACCGTATCCCAAATGGAGAATGAGGGAAGGGCTGCTGCCTGTCTTTGCAGCACTGGACTGTGGCACTCAGTTCTGAAGTCTGTGCTTCTAGAGACCTATGGGGGAAatcagagagagaaatggggagAGAATAAGAATACAAAAATGATGTAGGGGCTGAAAAAAGTAACCGTCATAGTGAGAGGCTGATGAGCTAAGCTTACTCAGTGTTTCATGCATATGGAAAAACATAAACCACTTGAAGCTGGAATAAGGTGAACTGAAGTACAGAGGATATAAAGTTGGAGTCAGTCTTTGCTGGCCTTTGAGACTGTAATGAACAGGAAAATGAGGACATTTTTGAAATCATAGAGTGAATTGTAACTCACTGTATTCTGTGAGTAAAGAAACTCTTGAAAGTTGTTCaaactgctctgctgctttttgatTAGTTCAGGAAATCTTTCTGAGATTCTTGCTTGCATTGGTGACCAATGGAGAATGTTATTTCTTTAGGGACAATCTGTATTTCATCACCGTGAGAGTAGGAACTCCTTGGGCAATTTATGTTTGCAAAACACTGCCCAGGTTCAGTGCAAGAGGGATCACATTCAGAGACTGTTTGTCAGATACTGGTTGAAATGGAACAGGAGACAAGTCCCAAATGGCAGCCAGTTCAAAAAATGACTCAGCTCCTATGCCTGGGACATGTGAGACTGTTTTTTCCATGACTTTTTCTCATTAATGCCATTAATAATGACATGATGGCAACACAAGAAAACAGGCTGCACGTTCACATGCTTGACTGCAGGTCCTCTGGGCACGGGTTCTTCTAGATGTACAAGCCTATGGGCCGGGCCCTCCAGGAGTGAATGTGGTCGATAAAGGACCAAGGTAAGACTGTCCACAGGGGCAAGGGTTCACCCATGTGGACCCAATTACAGGACTGAGCCCTAATTCTCTTAATGTAGCGGAACAAGAATTAGGTTGTGGTTTTCTCAGTAGGAGAGCAAGGATTTTAAGTGTAATTATATTTAAgctccaaaacaaaaaaaaataaataaatgatttcttctgcttgttATCTTTTCTAAAATTGCCTAGCGTTCCAGGCAGCAAGAGCTGCTAAACTACTTCCACTGAGAAAATTACGTTTCCTACTTAAAAAGGTAGAATACATTTGTATTGCATTCATAGGAgtgaattttcaaaagcaagacCATTGGCCTGTGTGCTCTGAAGTCTGTGGGCAGCCCAGTGAATGTGCTTGACCATTCTGATGTGTATGTGGATGCAGATGTGTGCATCACACACGTGCACCCCTGGACATTCATGCCAGGGTCGGGACATTCATGCCAGTATGCCTTCGCAGCTCCCCTGGCTGGcattgaatattttcttttggctGTGAGAACATTGGAGTATAGGTTTTATGTCTGTCTGACCTGCCCTCGGTGAGCTGTTTCAGCCAATTTAGCTAAAAATTTAGCTAAATTAACCCTTTCCTGCACCATTCCTGGATTTTAGACTTAATCCCGTGCCCGCTCCCTGGTGTGTTTTTAACCCTGGGCTCCGAATATTGCCTGGCATCAGAATTCATTCTCCCAGTGCACACCTCAGAGGCTCTTCTAAGGAAATGCATCCCTTGAATTTTATGCTCGTGTTTCCTGTTTATGTAGAAGCAAGTCACAAATGAGGCGGGGGTCAGGCAGACGTTGCAAGTATTCCACATGCAGTGGGAGCTGCCAGCTCACTTAAATGCAAGCTCAAATGCCAGAAAGCAAGGAAGGAGAGCACTGTCAAGCCTCCTCCCAGCTGTTTGGCTTCCTACACCACCACGGTCTGCTCCCCTTCCACCAGAGAGCGGTGATCACCCCTCTGCCGATTCCCCCAAAGCAGTCCCTGCAGCTGCACTTCTGAATGCCCTCAGGAATAGAGCAACTGCCTACACTCTTGGACGTGATGGTATGGAAACAATTACGGGGTGAGGGAAGGACTGGTGGGGGAATCCTTGCAGTTCTCTTATGAATTTACAGTGGCCGCTTAACTAGCAAgcagaaaagtaattttgttataaaacatgtacaaatttaaaaattcgGAGAGTTCTTGGCCCAGGAGGTACTGCGTACAACCTCTTTGCTTCCAGGCAGTGCAGAGGGAGGTTCTTACAGCTTCCTTCAGGACATCTCCAGCACAAAGTTGACACATGCAGGACTGCTGAGGGACCCGGCTATCCAGCTGTAGTTTAAATGGGGATGTCTAGGTTACACTGTGCTGgttctctgcctttcttctaAATGGTCCAGGGGCATCTGGTCCTGCTATGGttattcttctcttttgctCCAGTGTCTTGACTACAGCAGCGGAGTCCTGACCGGCGACCTCTGTGAGGACCTGTGTGTGGCACAGAAGCTGGTGTACAAACACTGCCTGTACTACGACAGGGGGAAGAAGGTCATCCAGGCTGACTGGAGAGGCCAGCCCATCATCCTGAAATCCAAACAGGAAATCTTCTCCAGCTACCAGCACCTCAGCATGCTAGAGGAGGTGGAAACGCAGGATATCACCGAAACGGAGCTCCTGCTGATGGCAGCCCTGGAGGTCAAAAATGTTCTGGGCCTGGAACTGTCCAACAACACCATGGGGCCCCTGTGGACAAGGAGGAAGGGACCCCATTGGAAAGCACAGGTGGCCAGCATGTGGTCCTTGCTCCAGCAGGAGGAATATATCTTCTTCAGTTTGCTGCAGGACTTCAGCAAACATGTGCTACGAATTATTGGCTCTTGTGGACACTTCTATGCCGTGGAGTATCTCACAGCTGGACATGCCTGGCACAAAACTCTTTTTCCCTTGGAAGACATGGCTGGTTCCTCCCTTACTGGCCACAGAAGCAGAGTGAGAGCCATCATTGACATCGCACTCAGCTTTCTGGACATGGTGCAGCATTTCGACAATGATTTCTCTCACCGACTTCACCTGTGTGACATCAAACCAGAAAACTTTGCTATCAGGCACGATCTCACGGTAAGCTGGGGCCTTGGGGCTGTGTTGCAGTGTTTTGAGGTCGAGTTCTAGACTGAAAGGGGCTGTGCAAAAAATGACAGGTCTCTCCTCATACAATTTTTGGCCAAgcttttgcaaaacaaacacattttaaaaccGACAGGGGAGCCCTATCACTATGTTTTGTCATTGTAATATGTGGAGCCACATCTCAGAGCACTAAATCCTGCTGCTTGTTTTGGGGGCTGTTTATTCAGTTCTGACTTGTTTCACCTGCTCAAAGGTACTGACACTGACGGGGTCGTATCCTTTGGACGCGGTGAGGGATGCCTCCCAAAGGCAAGGGGATCTCAGAAGCTGTGAATGAAGCTGTAACCTGAGTCCTGGCAACTATTTCTGGCAGTGTTGCTGAAAGGAAAGCTGTTAGAGCCTGAACACTACGGCTGGATTCTCTGCTCTGACACAAAGGGAACTCCCTGCATACAAACATACACATCTTTTTGCTTTAGTGTTCAGATTATCTGATCTGGAAACGATTCGAGGATAGTGAAAAGAAACTCCCTGGTACTGCTGCTGTTTGACTTGTCATTGTACAGCTGTAACTCTGAAGTGGATAACTGTAAATGTTTTCTAAGAGGTGTCATAGCTCACCACCATATTGCTGAATATGTATTCAGTCTGCGGACAGAAATCCCACAGATTTCAGTGGGAATTGTGTCCATGGACTGGAGCCACCGTGTAGTAAGCGTCTGAACCAGACTCGCCGTTTGCAGTGACGTCGGTGGGGTTTCTGCACTCGGAGCGCATACAAAGTGTTGTCAGGAGCTTGAATGCTATTATCAGCACTCACGGACACTCCAATCTTTAGAGCACTAGATAAACATTGCCTAAGCTTATAGCCATTAAGAGCAATTAGAGTGCTTCCCCTTCATCTTCCCTTCACTTACGTTGTTTATTCAGGTGCAATACAGCAGCTGAAGAGGGAATGGTTGGGGAGGTGTAGCAAGAAACTAAGAAAAGCATACCAGTATTTAGGCAAAGTGGGATCTGACAGAGGTTCTTCAAGGCAGGCTTGCCCGTCCTTTTCAGCTCTGCCGGCTGTAACTGCACATGGCTGAGCACACGCTAGAACATTTGCTTTGCTGCCTACTTAGAGGAAAATGATTGCACttaggagaagaggaaagataTTCGATGTGTCCTTCATTGCAAGTCCTTTTGGTGAGGCTTGGTTTTCCAGAATTCTCTCATGACTTCTGGGGTCCAAAGAGACAGAGGTTGCATCACCTTCTGGTAGACCAAAGCATTCTAATTTAGTGTTTTCTaggaaaattaattacaaaaaaaaaaaaaaaaaaagaaaaaagaaaaaaaggagctgctgctttgcttacACATGGGTCTTCCATTTGTACATTATGTACAGACCATTATGTGATGGTATCTCCAGCAATCACCCCACTGGGCTGAGAGGCAGGAGATGTCTACAGCCAGAAAGGCGAGGGAGGAATTAGTGATAGCTCCTGTTGAGTGACTATGGGAGGAGGGCAAGAAGTGGGAACCCTAGGCTGCTTTGTCATTTGTCTCCCAAATTGGTTCCTTCCTGCATTTCCTTAGGACTCAACACCTCCATCATAATTTCCAATCATTACAAAATCAAGATGTAGCTGTTGACAGGTTGTGTCACCCAAACCTATCTGTACCTCACCTGGTTGGATGCCCAAGCATTTTTGTAACAGGTgaactgcagtgaaaaaaatgacCCCCTTTGCAGCTGCATGTTTGGGAACTAGGGCTCTTTTTTCCTAGCAGAACAACGGGTGAGATTGTCACAGGTGCTCAGTGCTGGCAAAGACCCGCTGGGAGGCTGGTGCAGTGACCATAGGACTGGAGAAATGCTTCACTGTTTTTACTGTCTCTTTGCCTTGCTACCAGAATCTCCAGTTGCTACAAGCTGTTCATATCAAATCTGTAGAAAGTTTaaggaagtaaagaaaaaaagaataaaaactgcCTTTCCAAATGTGTGAAATTGCCTAGGCTATGTCATGATTATCAAGCTGTCCAAGAAGCTTAAAAATACTTGAGTTTTTAAGCTATGCCTCATCTTTTTAAGATTCCCCTGGgggcaggggaaaagaaaaaaaaaataaaaataaaaagaataaaatgaagattaGACCTTCCTCTTTTGCCTGTGGAAGGTTTGCTTGGCCTTCTACCAGACCAGACATCTTTAGCTGCTGGGGTTgatccagctgctgctccagccacaCAGTTCAGCTTCCCGTGTAATTTTGGAAGGTTGAATCTCAAAAATAAGACTGTCTTTTGGACACAAGTAACTCTGTTTTGCCCAGGTCCCTGTAAAAAGTATTTCGGCCTCTATGAGAGTCTCTGAGTCAAGGGTCTGAGTGTTAAGCATGGCTCTGAAGgagtgctggcagctgctttcATAGCACTGAGGGGAGACTGTGTTCACTGGGCAGCTGCCACCCCGTGACAAGAACTGTGGCAAACACTCCCAGCTTTCAGCAGCCTCAGGGACCCATTTCTACAGCTGCTCAGGTACCGCTGGATGCAATGGCAGGTCTGGAGGAGCCGTACCAGGGGCAGGTATTGCTGTGCATCGCAGTGCTCCTCTCCACAGCACCAAAGTGTAGTCTGAAAGGTGAATTGTGAAACGAGACCATCTGGCCTGCGGGTAATTTTGCAGTATCACATAATTAAAAGGTTGAGTTGCCATCTGCATAAACTGTAACAACAAGTTAATCAATCTTCAAGGTGGATAGTCCTGGTTTAAGGCAAATCAATCCAGTTGACCTCAGGGACGCACATACTGTCCGCATataattttccctttcctgctgTGGTAAGCACTGGCTGCTTTTGTTTAAGAATTGGTATTCATAAGACCACTGCTGCTCGGTTACGCTGAAGAAAGCCTTTTCATTGAGATTCTGGTTCACCACAGGCACATGATCTCAGCGCAGCATTTCCAAGAGAAAGGAGCAAAGGAATGCTTGCTCAACCCTGTCCAGTCTGTGCTGTGCCGGTTTTGATGGCTTGTTTTTATCCACAGGTGGTGGCCATCGATGTGGATATGGCCTTTTTTGAGCCCAAAATGAGGGACATCCTCGAACAGAACTGCACAGGAGATGACGACTGTAATTTTTTCGAttgcttttcaaaatgcaatCTGAAAGTCAGAAAATGTGGAGCACAGAGAGCCAATAACAACTTGCAAGTGAGTAGACACAGCTGCTTTATGCATCCATTTATTTTACAGTCACATTGACTATAAAACGTATGGTATGTACGAGGACACCGTGCAGTGCAGATAGACACGTTTTTAAATGTGGCCACATGAGTGCCAGTCCCATTCAGAAATCCCATCTTGGAGCAGCAAACAGACCTTTATATTCACTAGcatttatttgctgtgtttcCATGTAGCTGGTACAGACATTGTTTGCCCAGTGCCTCATGTGTGAGTAGAGGCAGGAAGAGCAGGGCATTATCATTACTATCATGAATTTGAGGCTGTCTACCTGTAAGCAGTGggaggctgtggctgctgttcTCCACTCTCCAGACGTAGTATGGAGATAATACAGAGAAAGTGGTCCATGGGTTTCCTGGCCTTGGATTGAGGTGTCCTATAATTCACCCAAGTGGTGCTGCTGGGATGTGCTGGTTCAGCACAGAGGCTGGGGGGCACAGCTCGGCTGCACTTTGCTTCCCAGCCTCCCCATCCTCACCATTTGTtatgcagaaaaacaagagcAGCCTGAGCAGAAGGGGGATTCCTCAGCTAGAGAACAGCCTCTGTACAAActccttttctttatcttcctCTGAATggctgaagacattttttttaaattcagctgcTACACGAGTAGAGACATTTTGCTTCAGTCCCGGGGAA includes:
- the DIPK1C gene encoding divergent protein kinase domain 1C isoform X3, which codes for MHSAGEKMRNHFKQCLDYSSGVLTGDLCEDLCVAQKLVYKHCLYYDRGKKVIQADWRGQPIILKSKQEIFSSYQHLSMLEEVETQDITETELLLMAALEVKNVLGLELSNNTMGPLWTRRKGPHWKAQVASMWSLLQQEEYIFFSLLQDFSKHVLRIIGSCGHFYAVEYLTAGHAWHKTLFPLEDMAGSSLTGHRSRVRAIIDIALSFLDMVQHFDNDFSHRLHLCDIKPENFAIRHDLTVVAIDVDMAFFEPKMRDILEQNCTGDDDCNFFDCFSKCNLKVRKCGAQRANNNLQVICDKIFRRWFSPSLRGPLVSFPLQPQLQKAVQECAEPGRVDAAAHQRPLKSLSKLYHLLRVSQRELLRAE
- the DIPK1C gene encoding divergent protein kinase domain 1C isoform X1, whose translation is MRGAGGCWKRLRLRGRRRSSAAFLLAWAACWLGLSASLLALLRRGAFPGRCTDESGRSILARLCLDYSSGVLTGDLCEDLCVAQKLVYKHCLYYDRGKKVIQADWRGQPIILKSKQEIFSSYQHLSMLEEVETQDITETELLLMAALEVKNVLGLELSNNTMGPLWTRRKGPHWKAQVASMWSLLQQEEYIFFSLLQDFSKHVLRIIGSCGHFYAVEYLTAGHAWHKTLFPLEDMAGSSLTGHRSRVRAIIDIALSFLDMVQHFDNDFSHRLHLCDIKPENFAIRHDLTVVAIDVDMAFFEPKMRDILEQNCTGDDDCNFFDCFSKCNLKVRKCGAQRANNNLQVICDKIFRRWFSPSLRGPLVSFPLQPQLQKAVQECAEPGRVDAAAHQRPLKSLSKLYHLLRVSQRELLRAE
- the DIPK1C gene encoding divergent protein kinase domain 1C isoform X2, which produces MPSGIEQLPTLLDVMCLDYSSGVLTGDLCEDLCVAQKLVYKHCLYYDRGKKVIQADWRGQPIILKSKQEIFSSYQHLSMLEEVETQDITETELLLMAALEVKNVLGLELSNNTMGPLWTRRKGPHWKAQVASMWSLLQQEEYIFFSLLQDFSKHVLRIIGSCGHFYAVEYLTAGHAWHKTLFPLEDMAGSSLTGHRSRVRAIIDIALSFLDMVQHFDNDFSHRLHLCDIKPENFAIRHDLTVVAIDVDMAFFEPKMRDILEQNCTGDDDCNFFDCFSKCNLKVRKCGAQRANNNLQVICDKIFRRWFSPSLRGPLVSFPLQPQLQKAVQECAEPGRVDAAAHQRPLKSLSKLYHLLRVSQRELLRAE